A genomic region of Anaerolineae bacterium contains the following coding sequences:
- a CDS encoding glutathione synthase: MRIGFVVNDIMTEKQGYTTTRLGMTAVNRGHEAWVMGVGDLSYEPNGQVRGRARSAPGKKYTTPASYLRALQGIKAKTERISVDDLDILMLRNDPAEDASTRPWAPSAGIVFGRVAREHGVIVLNDPDSLAKAMNKMYFQHFPEAVRPRTLISRDRAEIRRFARQQGGNIVLKPLQGSGGQGVFLVRPDDMSNLNQMVEAVSRDGYVIAQEYLPAAAEGDTRLFLMNGQPLRYKGKYAAFRRVRSGDDIRSNVHAGGTIAPVAVTNEMLKVAEIVRPKLTLDGMFLVGLDIVGNKLMEINVFSPGGLGSAQKFEKVNFTVAVIEALERKVQYMSYYERNFDNIEMATL; encoded by the coding sequence ATGAGGATAGGGTTTGTGGTCAACGACATTATGACCGAAAAACAGGGGTACACCACCACTCGCCTGGGTATGACGGCCGTCAACCGGGGCCACGAGGCCTGGGTGATGGGCGTGGGCGATCTATCTTATGAACCCAATGGGCAGGTGCGCGGGCGCGCTCGTTCGGCGCCGGGCAAAAAATACACCACCCCGGCCTCTTATTTGCGGGCCTTGCAAGGGATCAAGGCCAAAACCGAGCGCATTAGCGTAGACGACCTGGACATTTTGATGCTGCGCAACGACCCGGCCGAAGATGCCAGCACTCGCCCCTGGGCGCCTTCAGCCGGCATTGTTTTTGGCCGGGTGGCCCGAGAACACGGCGTGATTGTTTTAAACGACCCCGACAGCCTGGCCAAAGCCATGAACAAAATGTATTTCCAACATTTCCCCGAAGCGGTGCGCCCCCGCACCCTCATCAGCCGCGACCGCGCCGAAATCAGGCGTTTTGCCCGGCAGCAGGGGGGCAATATTGTGTTAAAACCCCTGCAAGGCTCCGGGGGGCAGGGCGTATTTTTGGTCAGGCCGGATGATATGTCTAATCTCAATCAAATGGTCGAAGCCGTGAGCCGGGACGGGTATGTGATAGCCCAAGAGTATCTACCGGCGGCGGCCGAAGGAGATACCCGCCTGTTTTTAATGAACGGCCAACCCCTGCGCTACAAAGGCAAATACGCCGCATTTCGCCGGGTCCGCAGCGGCGACGACATTCGCAGCAATGTGCATGCCGGCGGCACCATCGCCCCCGTTGCCGTGACCAACGAGATGCTCAAAGTGGCCGAAATTGTCCGCCCAAAACTCACCCTGGATGGCATGTTCCTGGTGGGTCTGGATATTGTGGGCAATAAACTTATGGAGATTAACGTCTTCAGCCCCGGCGGACTGGGTAGCGCCCAGAAATTTGAAAAGGTGAA